A DNA window from Aspergillus nidulans FGSC A4 chromosome I contains the following coding sequences:
- a CDS encoding uncharacterized protein (transcript_id=CADANIAT00007584): protein MLGTLYLWPTPAPSYNIHEYSWTKPSPPSAPRHLQASIPPSFQSISRSTTVPTSPQKATDTTLHLPRILCLHGGGTNARIFHSQCRVLRARLSSHFRLVFAEAPFPSAPGPDVVSVYSNWGPFKAWFPPGSAAQRAGASLAAAYAHAQGQSGDAVRIDDDLDIHDFAVQSIRKAIDDTMNQDDELGATGDWVGVLGFSQGAKMAASLLLQQQREHEAEMESRNWGREWAPLTKSGRNVDYRFAVLLAGRAPMISLSLSEEDETDSLVTDTSYGTAFSFGFEPALYLPTIHVHGLKDPGLPLHRDLLDHGCEYGSTKLIEWEGGHRVPIKSQDVVLVVHAMLEIARKTGVIP, encoded by the coding sequence ATGCTTGGGACGTTGTATCTCTGGCCCACGCCAGCGCCGTCATACAATATCCATGAATACTCGTGGACAAAACCCTCACCGCCATCAGCACCACGGCATTTGCAAGCTTCAATACCCCCCTCCTTTCAATCAATATCGAGATCAACCACCGTCCCAACATCACCTCAAAAAGCCACAGACACtaccctccatcttccccgAATACTTTGCCTCCACGGCGGCGGCACAAACGCGCGAATCTTCCACAGCCAATGCCGCGTCCTGCGCGCCCGCCTAAGCTCACACTTCCGCCTCGTGTTTGCTGAGGCCCCCTTCCCTTCAGCACCAGGTCCCGACGTGGTGAGTGTCTACTCCAACTGGGGTCCGTTCAAGGCGTGGTTCCCGCCGGGCTCGGCGGCCCAGAGAGCAGGTGCGAGTCTCGCCGCAGCGTATGCGCACGCTCAAGGTCAGAGTGGAGATGCGGTCCGAATAGACGATGACCTGGACATCCATGACTTTGCCGTGCAGAGCATTCGGAAGGCTATCGATGACACGATGAATCAGGACGATGAACTAGGCGCGACGGGGGACTGGGTGGGTGTGCTAGGGTTCAGCCAGGGGGCCAAGATGGCGGCGAGCCTACTATTGCAACAACAGAGGGAGCATGAAGCCGAGATGGAAAGCAGGAACTGGGGCCGGGAATGGGCGCCATTGACAAAGTCAGGAAGGAACGTCGACTACCGCTTCGCGGTCCTCCTCGCCGGACGAGCGCCCAtgatctctctctctctgtcAGAGGAGGACGAGACAGACTCCCTCGTCACTGATACGAGCTATGGTACTGCGTTTAGCTTTGGGTTCGAACCGGCTTTGTATCTGCCCACTATCCATGTTCATGGTCTTAAAGACCCAGGATTGCCACTACACAGAGATCTACTGGATCATGGGTGCGAGTACGGAAGTACAAAGCTCATTGAGTGGGAAGGCGGACATCGAGTGCCTATAAAAAGTCAAGatgtggtgctggtggtgcaCGCGATGCTGGAAATTGCAAGGAAGACCGGAGTGATACCGTGA
- a CDS encoding Zn(II)2Cys6 transcription factor domain-containing protein (transcript_id=CADANIAT00007585), whose product MDGRGPYGLACQNCAKGKVKCIAMPDGDGCQRCHRLKKPCHPSHGVRKRESQHFQSPLIEEMDAKLDSVLSLLQSVYLQPSSPNGQAQQYKRKASTPELSSPTQPARTSVSESTYILPPGPLTSPDIVDAEGALNRFREEVLRFCPFLYLPPGLTARQLQQERPFLFETILSVMTRSVQEKMNWSKRIKSTIAHSMVMENESNIDLLLGLLVYACWSQDHYLKRMPTLTRIVELAVSVVMDLNLNKPPPPDAHRLTELGGGNDPNWTRKGPKIRTAEEKRAVLGCFFVSSIISSYFYQMDAMRWTLQMEEDLGSLAASPEWPGDAALAVHVRLQLLAENARKLRDEHGTKPVHIPFFLKSFRFELEAIRNSIPPDLQKDDTILSQLHYVELSIHETAFTANVIPHSINTNNPIGPDAVDCMWHSLLAIKSWDTIYRRMPPDDHTRWSIIQWIHLSRAVVTLYRLSTHPAPDWNRDAVYKTLNIVDVFTHIRASFDQLVPNPGGPFPNDFWAHGWLLGRAIATWLHAPGRLHPPNTDEPTAWAQTSSSHNGEQVLPTWNPPAPALQPQPIQESLQFTNPAWMDGLGLPPGDPTGGMHQAAGLHPTGQMHF is encoded by the exons ATGGACGGACGCGGCCCGTACGGCCTCGCCTGTCAAAACTGCGCCAAGGGTAAGGTCAAGTGTATTGCGATGCCCGATGGCGACGGGTGTCAAAG ATGCCACCGGCTCAAGAAGCCGTGCCATCCGTCTCATGGCGTGAGGAAGCGCGAGTCGCAGCATTTTCAGAGTCCTTtgattgaggagatggacgcTAAGCTAGATAGTGTACTTTCTTTGTTACAGTCCGTCTACCTGCAACCTTCATCGCCAAATGGCCAGGCTCAGCAGTATAAGCGTAAGGCCAGTACTCCAGAGCTATCTTCCCCTACTCAACCAGCGCGCACTTCGGTTTCGGAGTCGACATACATCCTCCCACCGGGGCCTCTAACATCCCCTGACATCGTGGATGCCGAGGGGGCGCTGAACCGGTTTCGCGAAGAGGTCTTACGATTTTGTCCGTTTCTCTATCTGCCGCCGGGCCTAACGGCCCGGCAGCTGCAACAGGAACGGCCTTTTCTATTTGAGACAATTCTGTCTGTGATGACGCGCTCCgtgcaggagaagatgaattgGTCAAAGAGGATTAAAAGCACAATTGCTCATTCTATGGTAATGGAAAACGAATCAAATATCGACCTGCTTCTTGGGTTGCTGGTTTACGCGTGCTGGAGCCAAGACCACTATCTTAAGAGAATGCCGACTCTGACGCGGATTGTCGAGCTGGCCGTCTCCGTTGTCATGGACCTGAATCTGAACAAGCCGCCCCCGCCTGATGCGCACAGGCTCACCGAGttgggtggagggaatgatccCAATTGGACGAGGAAAGGACCCAAGATACGGACGGCAGAAGAGAAACGCGCGGTTCTCGGCTGTTTTTTCGTGAGCTCTAT TATTTCGAGTTATTTCTACCAGATGGACGCCATGCGGTGGACGCTGCAAATGGAGGAGGACCTTGGGTCCCTTGCCGCCAGCCCCGAATGGCCGGGTGACGCTGCACTGGCTGTCCATGTACGCTTGCAGCTCCTGGCGGAAAACGCACGGAAACTTCGTGACGAGCACGGGACGAAGCCAGTGCATATCCCGTTCTTTCTTAAAAGCTTTCGGTTTGAACTTGAGGCAATTCGTAATTCTATCCCTCCCGACCTCCAAAAAGATG ATACCATCCTCTCACAGTTGCATTATGTGGAGCTGAGCATCCACGAAACGGCGTTTACAGCGAACGTCATCCCCCACTCTATAAATACGAACAATCCCATAGGCCCGGATGCTGTAGACTGCATGTGGCACTCCCTCCTCGCGATCAAATCCTGGGATACCATATATCGCAGGATGCCTCCTGATGACCACACACGATGGTCGATTATCCAGTGGATCCACCTATCCCGGGCCGTTGTCACACTCTATCGACTATCAACACACCCAGCACCGGACTGGAATCGCGATGCGGTGTACAAAACTCTCAATATCGTTGATGTATTCACCCACATCCGTGCCTCCTTTGATCAGCTTGTGCCCAATCCCGGAGGCCCATTCCCAAATGACTTCTGGGCGCATGGCTGGCTGCTCGGGCGAGCGATAGCAACATGGCTGCATGCGCCAGGGCGGTTACACCCCCCGAATACTGATGAACCGACTGCCTGGGCTCAAACGAGCAGCTCCCATAACGGCGAACAGGTGCTTCCCACATGGAATCCGCCTGCGCCCGCTCTCCAACCGCAACCCATCCAAGAGTCACTTCAGTTCACGAATCCAGCCTGGATGGATGGACTGGGGCTCCCACCGGGAGATCCGACGGGAGGTATGCACCAAGCAGCGGGACTGCACCCGACGGGGCAAATGCACTTTTGA
- a CDS encoding uncharacterized protein (transcript_id=CADANIAT00007583) has protein sequence MPQKAQPQPRESPFKPARQQPGLACEECRKRKARCDRAKPQCGSCMMTGRVCVVNHNRPRRGPKKGQIESLYSRLGRFIHGSLCISCWKAGMLTVTEVLEEQVIEQMEHIYHPDFEPNSHPRHSQSHDRRQQSGPDSSPDTQHELPFLQSPPAARDADSAERALLPSPVSPVRAMTAQELSYARTGSNPTQNPGLDLILADLDQLYFDRVHPIAPFLHQQRHLSQREAESSVLARACLRSAMRTVAAAMSAQYRRFADSLYIETSRVVQELDTIERTPSLKQIQAVLLLAHYELLRMEENRALATVGRCFRLIQLARLQDTDPSTDAGAGRDFVKEEETRRTFWVAYCFDRFLTSRNEWPFTLQEEAIWIRLPVSESAFQIPRPPEQPMDYLHEAIASSGQKTLPPFAEYIVLATLHGRTMNLRRSALLLSTSTEASMFWERHRALSDIVEKRSALWSYSPSATTPLVTADPLTAFTCLLEKTLIIYLGKVGQTAREQLGGMSERRLIENANSAVQNLATSEQETLMNCHSHSRSFDIGTGGRGGHASGGLQRSAQTAAEFVALAKFMCPVNCFRICSDKSVRRLTLSFQMQYPAQQSFLLRMEMPPRLEKYGMNVGERGTGRIRAIDHASRLKVDERRAVRAYL, from the exons ATGCCGCAGAAagcccagcctcagcccCGAGAGAGTCCATTCAAGCCAGCGCGGCAGCAACCAGGCCTCGCATGTGAAGAGTGTCGCAAGCGCAAGGCACGATGTGACCGCGCCAAACCGCAATGCGGCTCTTGTATGATGACGGGGAGGGTCTGCGTGGTGAACCATAACAGGCCACGACGGGGCCCTAAGAAGGGGCAAATTGAGAGCCTGTATTCAAGATTGGGTAGATTCATTCACGGCAGTCTCTGCATTAGTTGCTGGAAAGCGGGCATGCTGACGGTGACAGAGGTTCTAGAAGAGCAGGTGATTGAGCAGATGGAGCATATATACCACCCGGACTTCGAACCAAACTCGCATCCTCGCCATTCGCAATCTCACGATCGGCGTCAACAATCCGGCCCAGACTCTAGTCCGGATACGCAACACGAACTACCATTCCTACagtctcctccagctgctcgagaCGCTGACTCCGCAGAGCGTGCCCTGCTCCCTTCCCCAGTATCACCGGTCCGGGCCATGACAGCCCAAGAACTATCATACGCCAGAACAGGCTCAAATCCAACACAAAATCCCGGCCTAGATCTTATTTTGGCTGACCT AGACCAGCTGTACTTCGATCGCGTACATCCCATTGCCCCCTTCCTGCACCAGCAACGACACCTCTCCCAGCGTGAAGCAGAGTCATCGGTCCTTGCGCGTGCCTGCCTCCGCTCAGCCATGCGCACTGTCGCAGCCGCAATGTCCGCACAGTATCGACGCTTCGCAGACTCTTTGTACATCGAAACTAGCCGGGTTgtgcaggagctggacacGATCGAGCGGACGCCATCGCTCAAACAGATCCAAGCCGTTTTGCTCCTGGCACACTATGAGCTCCTACGCATGGAGGAGAACAGGGCACTGGCCACGGTGGGGCGGTGTTTTCGACTAATCCAGTTGGCGCGGTTGCAAGATACAGATCCGTCTACAGATGCCGGCGCCGGAAGAGATTTCGtaaaggaggaggagaccAGGAGGACGTTTTGGGTTGCGTACTGCTTCGACCGgttcttgacctcgaggAATGAGTGGCCGTTTACattgcaggaggaggcg ATATGGATACGTCTGCCCGTCTCCGAAAGCGCGTTCCAGATCCCCCGGCCCCCTGAGCAACCGATGGACTACTTACACGAAGCCATCGCAAGCAGCGGACAAAAGACCCTCCCTCCATTCGCCGAGTACATCGTCCTGGCCACACTGCACGGCCGCACAATGAACCTGCGCCGCAGTGCGCTCCTCCTCTCAACCTCGACGGAAGCGTCGATGTTCTGGGAAAGACATAGGGCACTGTCAGACATTGTCGAGAAGCGCTCAGCCCTGTGGTCATACAGCCCGTCAGCCACTACACCCCTGGTAACCGCAGATCCGCTAACGGCGTTTACATGTCTGTTGGAGAAGACATTAATAATTTATCTTGGCAAAGTTGGCCAAACTGCTCGCGAGCAGCTGGGTGGGATGTCCGAACGACGGCTGATTGAAAACGCAAATTCCGCCGTGCAGAATCTAGCAACAAGTGAGCAGGAGACGCTCATGAACTGTCACAGCCATAGCCGTAGCTTTGACATTGGGACTGGGGGAAGAGGTGGGCATGCCAGCGGGGGTTTGCAGAGATCAGCTCAGACTGCTGCGGAGTTTGTGGCGTTGGCTAAGTTCATGTGCCCAGTTAATTGTTTTAGG ATATGTTCTGATAAGAGTGTGCGCAGGCTCACCCTTTCCTTCCAAATGCAATATCCCGCGCAGCAGTCTTTCTTGCTACGTATGGAAATGCCGCCGAGGCTGGAAAAATACGGAATGAAT GTTGGCGAGAGAGGTACTGGAAGAATTAGGGCGATTGACCATGCCTCCCGCCTCA AGGTTGACGAGAG GCGTGCAGTGCGCGCGTACTTGTAG